The following coding sequences are from one Anguilla anguilla isolate fAngAng1 chromosome 12, fAngAng1.pri, whole genome shotgun sequence window:
- the LOC118209953 gene encoding uncharacterized protein LOC118209953, whose protein sequence is MTPLVMWLLCYPLSVSPVNSSPDPACSLLGNFEPNFQADGDFIIGGLFPMHYSVEPPDQNFTYKPAAPQCQGFDPRSFRWAQTMRLAVEEINQSQNLLPNFTLGYKIFDSCAAGGQRAALAVLNGPGLAQSAMCSGTAPVLAVVGDSGSIVSRTLQPFRIPMISYCSTCSCLSNRNEFPTFFRVIPNDDYQVKAIASLLLRFGWTWVGVVTEDDDYGRFALQGLLKEFKSTSVCLAYQTMIPKVYSHEGILEILDVMKHSTARVVISFAAEGGLYPLFKEYMDQNMTGIQWIASEAWVTASVFAGSEFYPILGGTIGFAVRQGQIPGLRDYLMNVNPLKYPSNPLVHKLWGALYGCSLYPSSSRTQVSSQLPPCSGLEPLQEQHSAYLNTSHLRFSYNVYKAVYAIAHSLHNLISCKPGKGPFHNSSCADATNIQPWHLQQYLQDVVFTISGEDVDFDAYGDSIPSYDLINWQRGAAGNIEFVNVGLYDGAKDIGKELFIQEEVIMWTGDETEVFVSVCSESCAPGSRKAVRRGQPLCCFDCVPCDDGKISKERDSIDCASCPEDYWSNAARTECIPKAIEYLSHDAMGLILTVIAVVGACLTVTVLAVFLYHRNTPIVKVNNSELSFFILLSLTLCFLCALVFIGEPTSWSCMVRHTAFSITFSLCISCILGKTLVVLAAFTATRPGNNLMKWLGPKQQRFIISACTFIQVIICAVWLITAPPFPNKNNQYHRSRIILECSVGSEQAFWCVLGYIGLLASVCFILAFLARKLPGNFNEAKYITFSMLIFCAVWLAFVPAYVSSPGKFTVAVEIFAILASSFGLLLCLFAPKCYIILLKPQKNTKQHLMVKVVTKYPDPACSLLGNFEPNFHADGDFIIGGIFPMHYKVEQPDQNFTYKPAAPQCQGFHPRSFRWAQTMRLAVEDINQSQNLLPNFTLGYKIFDSCSIEVAAQRATLAVLNGPGLAQSAMCSGTAPVLAVVGSSGTIVSRTLQPFRIPMISYFSTCSCLSNRKEFPTFFRVIPNDDYQIKAIASLLLRFGWTWVGVVAQDDDYGRFALLGLLREVKNTGVCLAYQKLIPKVYSREGILEILDVMKHSTARVVISIAVEGELYPLFKEYMDQNITGIQWIASEAWVTASVFAGSEFYPFLGGTIGFAVRQGQIPGLRDYLMNVNPLKYPSNPLVHKLWSALYGCSLYPSSSRTQASSQLPPCSGLEPLQEQHSAYLNTSSPRISYNVYKAVYAIAHSLHNLISCKPGKGPFHNSSCADATYIQPWQVQRYLQDVVFTISGEDVDFDANGDSIPSYDLINWQRGAAGNIEFVNVGLYDGAKDIGKELFIQEEGIMWTGHQTEVLVSVCSDSCAPGSRKAVRRGEPLCCFDCVPCDDGKISKERDSIDCASCPEDYWSNAARTECIPKAIEYLSHDAMGLTLTVIAVVGACLTVAVLAVFLYHRNTPIVKVNNSELSFFILLSLTLCFLCALVFIGEPTSWSCMLRHTAFSITFSLCISCILGKTLVVLAAFTATRPGNNLMKWLGPKQQRFIISACTFIQVIICAVWLITAPPFPNKNNQYHRSRIILECSVGSEQAFWGVLGYIGLLAALCFILAFLARKLPGNFNEAKYITFSMLIFCAVWLAFVPAYVTSPGKFTVAVEIFAILASSFGLLLCLFAPKCYIILLKPQKNTKQHLMRKVVTK, encoded by the exons CAATGAGGCTGGCTGTTGAGGAGATCAACCAGAGTCAGAACCTGTTGCCTAATTTCACTCTGGGATACAAGATCTTTGActcctgtgctgcaggtggACAAAGGGCAGCTCTGGCAGTTCTGAATGGACCTGGTTTAGCCCAGAGTGCCATGTGTTCTGGCACTGCTCCTGTTTTGGCTGTTGTTGGAGATTCTGGTTCTATTGTCTCCAGAACATTACAGCCCTTCAGAATTCCAATG aTTAGTTATTGTTCAACGTGTTCCTGTCTTAGCAACAGGAACGAATTCCCAACATTTTTTAGAGTAATTCCTAACGACGACTACCAGGTGAAAGCCATTGCAAGCCTCCTGCTCCGATTTGGTTGGACTTGGGTTGGTGTTGTCACTGAAGATGATGATTATGGGAGATTTGCATTACAGGGCCTTTTGAAGGAATTCAAAAGCACTAGTGTGTGTTTGGCCTACCAGACAATGATTCCCAAAGTGTACAGTCATGAAGGAATCCTTGAAATCCTTGATGTGATGAAACACTCCACTGCAAGAGTCGTTATCAGCTTTGCTGCTGAAGGGGGACTCTACCCCTTATTTAAAGAGTACATGGATCAGAACATGACTGGCATCCAGTGGATTGCCAGTGAAGCCTGGGTAACAGCATCAGTATTCGCAGGCAGTGAGTTCTACCCAATTCTAGGTGGCACCATTGGTTTCGCCGTCAGGCAGGGGCAGATCCCTGGTCTTAGAGACTATCTGATGAACGTAAACCCATTGAAGTACCCCAGTAACCCCCTGGTACACAAGCTGTGGGGTGCCTTGTACGGTTGCTCCCTCTACCCCTCCAGCAGCAGGACCCAGGTCTCCTCCCAGCTGCCCCCCTGTTCAGGGCTGGAGCCCCTGCAGGAGCAGCACTCTGCCTACCTGAACACCTCCCACCTTCGTTTTTCCTACAATGTGTACAAAGCCGTGTACGCCATCGCTCACTCCCTGCACAACCTCATCAGCTGTAAGCCTGGGAAAGGGCCCTTCCACAACTCCTCATGTGCTGATGCCACAAACATTCAACCATGGCAC CTTCAGCAGTATCTTCAAGATGTTGTCTTCACTATTTCTGGAGAAGATGTGGATTTTGATGCATATGGAGATTCAATTCCTTCATATGATCTGATCAATTGGCAAAGAGGAGCAGCTGGAAATATTGAGTTTGTCAATGTGGGTCTCTATGACGGTGCAAAGGATATTGGGAAGGAGTTATTTATCCAGGAGGAGGTGATCATGTGGACTGGCGATGAAACTGAG gtgtttgtgtctgtgtgcagtgagagctgtgCTCCAGGAAGCAGGAAGGCTGTCCGTCGTGGGCAGCCTCTGTGCTGCTTTGATTGTGTACCATGTGACGACGGCAAGATTAGCAAGGAGAGGG ATTCAATAGATTGCGCATCTTGTCCTGAAGATTACTGGTCCAATGCAGCCAGAACTGAATGCATACCCAAAGCGATTGAGTACCTCTCCCATGATGCAATGGGACTGATCCTGACTGTGATAGCTGTAGTCGGAGCCTGCCTCACCGTCACTGTTCTGGCAGTATTCCTCTACCACAGGAACACTCCGATTGTCAAAGTCAACAACTCAGAGCTGAGCTTCttcatcctgctctctctgactctgtgtttcctgtgtgcgcTGGTGTTCATTGGAGAGCCTACATCATGGTCCTGCATGGTGCGCCACACTGCCTTCAGCATCACTTTCTCACTCTGCATCTCCTGTATCCTGGGGAAGACTCTGGTGGTGCTGGCTGCCTTTACAGCCACCAGGCCTGGAAACAACCTCATGAAATGGCTGGGACCCAAACAGCAGAGATTCATCATCTCTGCCTGCACCTTTATACAAGTGATAATCTGTGCGGTGTGGCTGATCACTGCTCCTCCtttcccaaacaaaaacaatcagtACCACCGGTCCAGAATAATCCTGGAGTGCAGTGTAGGTTCTGAACAGGCCTTTTGGTGTGTTCTGGGATACATTGGTCTCCTGGCTTCAGTGTGTTTTATTCTGGCCTTTCTGGCTAGGAAACTGCCAGGCAATTTTAATGAAGCCAAATACATCACCTTCAGCATGTTGATCTTCTGTGCAGTGTGGCTCGCCTTTGTACCAGCTTATGTCAGTTCACCAGGCaagttcactgtagctgtggagatATTTGCAATTCTAGCATCTAGTTTTGGCCTACTGCTTTGCTTATTTGCTCCAAAATGCTACATAATTTTACTGAAGCCACAGAAAAATACCAAACAACATCTGATGGTGAAAGTTGTtaccaaata CCCTGACCCAGCCTGTTCCCTGCTGGGCAATTTTGAGCCCAATTTCCACGCTGATGGAGACTTCATCATTGGAGGAATTTTTCCCATGCATTACAAAGTTGAGCAACCAGACCAGAACTTCACTTACAAACCGGCTGCTCCACAATGTCAGGG ATTTCACCCCAGATCTTTCCGCTGGGCACAGACTATGAGGCTGGCTGTTGAGGACATCAACCAGAGTCAGAACCTGCTGCCTAACTTCACTCTGGGATACAAGATCTTTGACTCCTGTTCAATAGAGGTAGCAGCACAAAGGGCAACTCTGGCAGTTCTGAATGGACCTGGTTTAGCCCAGAGTGCCATGTGTTCTGGCACTGCTCCTGTTTTGGCTGTTGTTGGAAGTTCTGGGACTATTGTCTCCAGAACATTGCAGCCCTTCAGAATTCCAATG aTAAGTTATTTCTCAACATGCTCCTGTCTTAGCAACAGGAAAGAATTCCCAACATTTTTTAGAGTCATTCCTAATGACGACTACCAGATAAAAGCAATTGCAAGCCTCCTGCTCCGATTTGGATGGACTTGGGTTGGTGTTGTCGCTCAAGATGATGATTATGGGAGATTTGCATTACTGGGCCTTTTGAGGGAAGTAAAGAACACTGGTGTGTGTTTGGCCTATCAGAAACTGATTCCCAAAGTGTACAGTCGTGAAGGAATCCTTGAAATCCTGGATGTGATGAAGCACTCCACTGCAAGAGTCGTTATCAGCATTGCTGTTGAGGGTGAGCTCTACCCCTTATTTAAAGAGTACATGGATCAGAACATCACTGGCATCCAGTGGATTGCCAGTGAAGCCTGGGTAACAGCATCAGTATTCGCAGGCAGTGAGTTCTACCCATTTCTAGGTGGCACCATTGGTTTCGCCGTCAGGCAGGGGCAGATTCCTGGTCTTCGAGACTACCTGATGAACGTAAACCCATTGAAGTACCCCAGTAACCCCCTGGTACACAAGCTGTGGAGTGCCTTGTACGGTtgctctctctacccctccagCAGCAGGACCCAGGCCTCCTCCCAGCTGCCCCCCTGTTCAGGGCTGGAGCCCCTGCAGGAGCAGCACTCTGCTTACCTGAACACCTCCAGCCCTCGTATTTCCTACAATGTGTACAAAGCTGTGTATGCCATCGCTCACTCCCTGCACAACCTCATCAGCTGTAAGCCTGGGAAAGGGCCCTTCCATAACTCCTCATGTGCTGATGCCACATACATTCAACCATGGCAG GTTCAGCGGTATCTTCAAGATGTTGTCTTCACTATTTCTGGAGAAGATGTGGATTTTGATGCAAATGGAGATTCAATTCCGTCATATGATCTGATCAATTGGCAAAGAGGAGCAGCTGGAAATATTGAGTTTGTCAATGTGGGTCTGTATGATGGTGCAAAGGACATTGGGAAGGAGCTATTTATCCAGGAGGAGGGGATCATGTGGACTGGCCATCAAACTGAG GTgttggtgtctgtgtgcagtgatagCTGTGCTCCAGGAAGCAGGAAGGCTGTCCGTCGTGGGGAGCCTCTGTGCTGCTTTGATTGTGTACCATGTGACGACGGCAAGATTAGCAAGGAGAGGG ATTCAATAGACTGCGCATCTTGTCCTGAAGATTACTGGTCCAATGCAGCCAGAACTGAATGCATACCCAAAGCGATTGAGTACCTCTCCCATGATGCAATGGGACTGACCCTGACTGTGATAGCTGTAGTGGGAGCCTGCCTCACCGTTGCTGTTTTGGCAGTATTCCTCTACCACAGGAACACTCCGATTGTAAAAGTCAACAACTCAGAGCTGAGCTTCttcatcctgctctctctgactctgtgtttcctgtgtgcgcTGGTGTTCATTGGAGAGCCTACATCATGGTCCTGCATGCTGCGCCATACTGCCTTCAGCATCACTTTCTCACTCTGCATCTCCTGTATCCTGGGGAAGACTCTGGTGGTGCTGGCTGCCTTTACAGCCACCAGGCCTGGAAACAACCTCATGAAATGGCTGGGACCCAAACAGCAGAGATTTATCATCTCTGCCTGCACCTTTATACAAGTGATAATCTGTGCAGTGTGGCTGATCACTGCTCCTCCTttcccaaataaaaacaatcagtaCCACCGGTCCAGAATAATCCTGGAGTGCAGCGTGGGCTCTGAACAGGCCTTCTGGGGTGTTCTGGGATACATTGGTCTcctggctgctctgtgttttattCTGGCCTTTCTAGCCAGGAAGTTGCCAGGCAATTTTAATGAAGCCAAATACATCACCTTCAGCATGCTGATCTTCTGTGCAGTGTGGCTCGCCTTTGTACCAGCTTATGTCACCTCACCTGGAaagttcactgtagctgtggagatATTTGCAATTCTAGCATCTAGTTTTGGCCTACTGCTTTGCTTATTTGCTCCAAAATGCTACATCATTTTACTGAAGCCACAGAAAAATACCAAACAACATCTGATGAGGAAAGTTGTTACCAAATAG